Proteins from a genomic interval of candidate division WOR-3 bacterium:
- a CDS encoding redoxin domain-containing protein, with the protein MSIHRYLYITAAVALLAVACGSRTPATKPAANGMVASFLKDNKLEGQIVLVEFGTIGCELSNSGLDMMIDLAGRKAVPNLAFARLEPVVDDKVFEDYYGARPAPFPVVRDKKMKIAEALGTTIYPQFALLDKYGRVRYRGSQPAEKDLGDWVRALAAETADRGPEASLFGSSQLDAAPLLATTRLPDLFGDVKPLAALKGRGGILLAFVDTKCPFSSVAIREFPKVAAVLKEKDVTSLLVNIGESEATVKKAYVPDAPVVYDTSKTTQKCWNVQSVPTIVLLDSAGAVTYQGGAAWTAVASATEKMLRLNAGSVVLDEAQSTIQG; encoded by the coding sequence GTGAGCATACACCGATACCTGTACATAACGGCCGCGGTCGCTCTGCTGGCAGTCGCCTGCGGCTCGAGGACTCCGGCAACGAAGCCGGCAGCTAACGGGATGGTCGCGTCATTTCTCAAGGACAACAAGCTGGAAGGGCAGATTGTCCTGGTGGAGTTCGGCACCATCGGCTGCGAACTGAGCAACAGCGGGTTGGACATGATGATCGACCTGGCCGGCCGCAAGGCCGTCCCGAACCTGGCCTTCGCCCGGCTGGAGCCGGTCGTCGACGACAAGGTTTTCGAAGACTACTACGGCGCTAGGCCGGCGCCCTTCCCGGTCGTCCGTGACAAGAAGATGAAGATCGCCGAGGCGCTCGGCACGACGATCTACCCGCAGTTCGCCCTCCTCGACAAGTACGGACGGGTACGATACCGCGGCTCGCAGCCGGCAGAGAAGGACCTCGGCGATTGGGTCAGGGCCCTGGCTGCGGAGACGGCTGACCGCGGACCGGAGGCGTCGCTGTTCGGTTCCTCGCAGCTGGATGCTGCGCCGCTGCTGGCCACGACCAGACTGCCCGACCTGTTCGGCGACGTCAAGCCGCTGGCCGCTCTCAAGGGTCGTGGCGGCATCCTGCTCGCGTTTGTCGACACCAAGTGTCCGTTCTCGAGCGTAGCCATCCGCGAGTTCCCCAAGGTCGCCGCCGTACTCAAGGAGAAGGACGTCACCAGCCTCCTCGTCAACATCGGCGAGTCTGAAGCAACGGTGAAGAAGGCCTACGTCCCGGACGCCCCGGTCGTATACGACACGAGCAAGACCACCCAGAAGTGCTGGAACGTGCAGTCGGTGCCGACTATCGTCCTCCTGGACTCGGCTGGCGCGGTCACGTACCAGGGCGGAGCCGCCTGGACCGCCGTCGCGTCCGCCACCGAGAAGATGCTCAGGCTAAACGCGGGATCGGTGGTGCTGGACGAAGCCCAGAGCACCATCCAGGGCTGA
- a CDS encoding membrane dipeptidase, with amino-acid sequence MQAAFTSGSDQQLLVDLHTDALYEHICGRKDITQRSDKGHLDLPRMKEGGVNGQVFAVWVSPTQLKPDEYCGFAIKGAEAFDRVCGRSADMVAPARNPDEFRQAVVSGRIAAVLAVEGGHALEGRLQNLDRLFEHGARALTVTWCNSNELGDSSSDESKPHNGLSPLGRQAVRRMNELGMIIDVSHSADRTVFDILDASLSPVIASHSGIRARRDFDRNLTDEQIRAISANGGVIGVVFLPYFLREPEERASIEDVLDTVDHICQLVGPDHAALGSDFDGFSGALPGLEDVTKMGAIGAGLRRRGFPEGDITKVLGRNFLRVWEAVAAKSG; translated from the coding sequence ATGCAGGCTGCATTCACCTCCGGTTCCGACCAGCAGCTGCTCGTCGATCTTCATACCGATGCGCTGTATGAGCACATCTGTGGCCGGAAGGACATCACGCAGCGGTCGGACAAGGGGCACCTCGATTTGCCTCGGATGAAAGAAGGCGGCGTTAACGGCCAGGTCTTTGCCGTCTGGGTCAGCCCGACCCAATTGAAACCCGATGAGTACTGCGGCTTCGCCATCAAGGGCGCGGAGGCTTTCGATCGGGTCTGCGGACGGAGCGCGGACATGGTCGCGCCCGCAAGGAACCCGGATGAGTTCAGGCAAGCTGTCGTTTCGGGGAGGATTGCGGCGGTCCTGGCGGTCGAGGGCGGCCATGCGCTTGAGGGGAGATTGCAGAACCTTGACCGGCTCTTCGAGCACGGGGCGCGGGCGCTGACGGTTACATGGTGCAACTCCAATGAGCTGGGCGACTCGAGCAGCGATGAGAGCAAACCGCACAACGGGCTGTCTCCGCTCGGCCGTCAGGCAGTGCGCCGGATGAACGAACTCGGGATGATCATCGACGTCTCCCACAGCGCGGACAGGACCGTGTTCGACATCCTGGACGCGAGCCTCTCCCCGGTCATCGCCTCCCACTCCGGAATCAGGGCAAGGCGTGACTTCGATCGCAACCTGACCGATGAGCAGATCCGGGCAATCTCAGCGAATGGCGGCGTGATTGGGGTCGTGTTCCTGCCTTACTTCCTGCGCGAGCCGGAGGAGAGGGCCTCGATCGAAGACGTGCTTGACACCGTCGACCACATCTGCCAGCTTGTCGGCCCGGACCACGCCGCGCTGGGGTCAGACTTCGACGGGTTCAGCGGCGCACTTCCCGGGCTCGAGGATGTGACGAAGATGGGTGCGATTGGAGCGGGCCTGCGCAGACGCGGGTTTCCCGAGGGCGACATCACGAAGGTACTTGGCCGCAACTTCCTGCGCGTTTGGGAGGCAGTCGCGGCCAAGTCGGGTTGA